A region from the Mycolicibacterium phlei genome encodes:
- a CDS encoding nuclear transport factor 2 family protein, producing the protein MPVTNSDALVHLAGKRSREAAMAHDKQAWLDNFADDAIVEDPIGPSHFDPEGKGHRGKEAIAAFYDKAIAPSELQFNFVETYQCGNEEANVGSILIRSAGYEVTAEGVFTYRVNEEGKLVALRAYWELDRAAATARKL; encoded by the coding sequence ATGCCCGTCACCAATTCCGACGCGCTGGTTCACCTGGCGGGCAAGCGGTCCCGCGAGGCCGCGATGGCCCACGACAAGCAGGCGTGGCTGGACAACTTCGCCGACGACGCGATCGTCGAGGATCCCATCGGCCCGTCGCACTTCGACCCGGAGGGCAAAGGACACCGCGGCAAGGAGGCGATCGCGGCGTTCTACGACAAGGCGATCGCGCCCAGCGAGCTGCAGTTCAACTTCGTCGAGACCTACCAGTGCGGTAACGAGGAGGCCAACGTCGGCAGCATCCTCATCCGCTCCGCAGGCTACGAGGTGACCGCCGAGGGAGTGTTCACCTACCGGGTGAACGAGGAGGGCAAGCTTGTCGCGCTGCGCGCCTACTGGGAGCTCGACCGCGCGGCCGCGACGGCGCGAAAGCTCTAG
- a CDS encoding TIGR03619 family F420-dependent LLM class oxidoreductase has product MKYTCAVAMCPVDQLIDIARTAEEVGFHSIALPDSIFYMEKQSADYPYTPDGSRMWDENTPWVDPLIAAGAMGAVTSTLRFYTNVMKLGSRNPLLLARQVGSVANLTNNRFGFGVGIGWAPEEFEWCGQPFAKRGKRVDEMIEIIKLVLAGGMVEFHGEFYDFDRLQMSPAPTAPVPFYVGGHTDVALRRAARVGDGWTSAMMTGEQLADTIGKLKKLLAEYGRADEPFEFQAVCIDKFGVDGHRELAEAGVTDNIVVPWVFDGHGFDAPIEAKKDSMKRFADTYIHSGWQD; this is encoded by the coding sequence ATGAAGTACACCTGCGCGGTGGCGATGTGCCCGGTCGACCAGCTCATCGACATCGCCAGGACCGCTGAGGAAGTCGGCTTCCACTCGATCGCACTGCCCGACTCGATCTTCTACATGGAGAAGCAGTCGGCGGACTACCCCTACACCCCGGACGGCTCACGGATGTGGGACGAGAACACGCCGTGGGTGGACCCGCTGATCGCAGCGGGTGCGATGGGGGCGGTGACGTCGACGCTGCGCTTCTACACCAACGTGATGAAGCTCGGGTCACGCAACCCGCTGCTGCTGGCCCGCCAGGTCGGGTCGGTGGCGAACCTGACCAACAACCGGTTCGGGTTCGGCGTCGGGATCGGCTGGGCGCCCGAGGAGTTCGAGTGGTGCGGACAGCCGTTCGCCAAGCGCGGCAAGCGGGTCGACGAGATGATCGAGATCATCAAACTCGTGCTGGCCGGCGGCATGGTCGAGTTCCACGGTGAGTTCTACGATTTCGACCGGCTGCAGATGAGCCCGGCGCCCACCGCGCCGGTGCCGTTCTACGTCGGCGGGCACACCGACGTCGCCCTGCGCCGCGCGGCGCGGGTCGGCGACGGCTGGACCAGCGCCATGATGACCGGTGAGCAGCTCGCCGACACGATCGGCAAGCTCAAGAAGCTGCTGGCCGAATACGGACGCGCCGACGAGCCGTTCGAGTTCCAGGCGGTCTGCATCGACAAGTTCGGTGTCGACGGGCACCGGGAACTCGCCGAGGCGGGCGTCACCGACAACATCGTGGTGCCGTGGGTGTTCGACGGTCACGGGTTCGACGCGCCGATCGAGGCGAAGAAGGATTCGATGAAGCGGTTCGCCGACACCTATATCCACTCGGGATGGCAGGACTGA
- a CDS encoding thiolase domain-containing protein, whose amino-acid sequence MAKKLAAVLGTGQTKYVAKRQDVSMAGLVREAIDKALADSGSTMDDIDAVVVGKAPDFFEGVMMPELFLADAVGATNKPLIRVHTAGSVGGSTAIVAASLVQSGKYRRVLTMAWEKQSESNAMWALSIPVPFTKPVGAGAGGYFAPHVRAYIRRSGAPTHIGAMVAVKDRLNGAKNPLAHLHQPDITLEKVMSSQMLWDPIRFDETCPSSDGACAMVIGDEATADAWVAEGNPVAWIHATSLRTEPLAYSGRDQVNPQAGRDAAAALWKAAGIKSPIDEIDCAEVYVPFSWFEPMWLENLGFAPEGEGWKLTEAGETAIGGRIPFNASGGVLSSNPIGASGMIRFAESAIQVMGKAGDHQVPGARKALGHAYGGGSQYFSMWVVAADKPGS is encoded by the coding sequence ATGGCGAAGAAACTGGCCGCCGTTCTGGGCACCGGGCAGACGAAGTACGTCGCCAAGCGTCAGGACGTGTCGATGGCCGGCCTGGTGCGCGAGGCCATCGACAAGGCGCTCGCGGACTCCGGGTCGACGATGGACGACATCGACGCCGTCGTGGTGGGCAAGGCCCCCGACTTCTTCGAGGGCGTCATGATGCCGGAGCTGTTCCTGGCCGACGCGGTCGGCGCGACGAACAAGCCGCTGATCCGGGTGCACACCGCCGGTTCGGTGGGCGGGTCGACGGCGATCGTGGCCGCCAGCCTGGTGCAGTCCGGCAAGTACCGCCGCGTGCTGACCATGGCGTGGGAGAAGCAGTCCGAGTCGAACGCCATGTGGGCGTTGAGCATTCCGGTGCCGTTCACCAAGCCGGTGGGCGCGGGTGCCGGCGGCTACTTCGCGCCGCACGTGCGGGCCTACATCCGCCGTTCGGGCGCACCGACCCACATCGGTGCGATGGTGGCGGTCAAGGACCGGCTCAACGGCGCCAAGAACCCGCTGGCGCATCTGCATCAGCCCGACATCACGCTGGAGAAGGTGATGTCGTCGCAGATGCTGTGGGACCCGATCCGGTTCGACGAGACGTGCCCGTCGTCCGACGGCGCGTGCGCGATGGTGATCGGTGACGAGGCGACGGCCGACGCGTGGGTGGCCGAGGGCAATCCGGTGGCGTGGATCCATGCCACCTCACTGCGCACTGAGCCGCTGGCGTACTCGGGCCGCGACCAGGTCAACCCGCAGGCCGGCCGCGACGCCGCCGCCGCACTGTGGAAGGCGGCCGGGATCAAGAGCCCGATCGACGAGATCGACTGCGCCGAGGTGTATGTGCCGTTCTCGTGGTTCGAGCCGATGTGGCTGGAGAACCTCGGCTTCGCCCCGGAGGGTGAGGGCTGGAAGCTCACCGAGGCCGGCGAGACCGCGATCGGCGGACGGATTCCGTTCAACGCGTCCGGCGGCGTGCTGTCGTCGAATCCGATCGGCGCGTCGGGCATGATCCGGTTCGCCGAGTCGGCGATCCAGGTGATGGGCAAGGCCGGTGACCACCAGGTGCCGGGTGCCCGCAAGGCGCTCGGGCACGCCTACGGCGGTGGGTCGCAGTACTTCTCGATGTGGGTGGTGGCGGCCGACAAGCCGGGCTCATGA
- a CDS encoding thiolase domain-containing protein: MTEVAVVGFAHAPHVRRTDGTTNGVEMLMPCFQTLYEELGIKQTDIGFWCSGSSDYLAGRAFSFISAIDSIGAVPPINESHVEMDAAWALYEAYIKILTGEVDTALVYGFGKSSAGNLRRTLALQTDPYTVAPLWPDSISIAGLQARLGIDAGKWSAEQMAQVALDSMTAAGRTDSEKPAKSIDELLARPYFADPLRRHDIAPITDGASAIVLAAGDRARELRERPAWITGIEHRIETAVLGARDLTTSPSTAASAKEATGGDAKSIEVAELHAPFSHQQLILAEAIGLGESTKINPSGGALSANPMFSAGLERIGFAARHIFDGSAQRVLAHATSGPALQQNLVAVLEGRE; the protein is encoded by the coding sequence ATGACTGAAGTAGCAGTCGTCGGGTTCGCGCACGCACCGCATGTGCGCCGCACCGACGGGACCACCAACGGCGTCGAGATGTTGATGCCGTGTTTCCAAACCCTCTACGAAGAGCTCGGCATCAAGCAGACCGACATCGGCTTCTGGTGCTCAGGTTCCTCCGATTACCTTGCAGGCCGGGCGTTCTCGTTCATCTCCGCGATCGACTCGATCGGCGCTGTGCCGCCGATCAACGAGTCGCACGTCGAGATGGACGCCGCGTGGGCGCTGTACGAGGCCTACATCAAGATCCTCACCGGCGAGGTGGACACCGCGCTGGTGTACGGCTTCGGCAAGTCCAGCGCCGGCAACCTGCGCCGCACGCTGGCGCTGCAGACCGACCCCTACACCGTCGCCCCGCTGTGGCCGGACTCGATCTCGATCGCCGGCCTGCAGGCGCGGCTCGGGATCGACGCGGGCAAGTGGTCCGCCGAGCAGATGGCCCAGGTGGCGCTGGACTCGATGACCGCCGCCGGCCGCACCGACAGCGAGAAGCCTGCCAAGTCGATCGACGAGCTGCTGGCCCGGCCGTACTTCGCGGATCCGTTGCGCCGCCACGACATCGCGCCGATCACCGACGGCGCGTCGGCGATCGTGCTGGCCGCCGGTGACCGCGCCCGCGAGCTGCGGGAGCGGCCGGCGTGGATCACCGGGATCGAGCACCGCATCGAGACCGCAGTGCTGGGCGCGCGGGACCTGACCACCTCGCCGTCGACGGCGGCGTCGGCGAAGGAGGCCACCGGAGGCGACGCCAAGTCCATCGAGGTGGCCGAGCTGCACGCCCCGTTCAGCCATCAGCAGCTGATCCTCGCCGAGGCGATCGGGCTGGGCGAGTCGACGAAGATCAACCCGTCCGGCGGTGCGCTGTCGGCCAACCCGATGTTCTCGGCCGGCCTGGAACGCATCGGCTTCGCCGCGCGGCACATCTTCGACGGCTCCGCACAGCGGGTGCTGGCGCACGCGACGAGTGGGCCTGCGCTGCAACAGAATCTGGTGGCTGTTCTGGAAGGACGCGAGTGA
- a CDS encoding Zn-ribbon domain-containing OB-fold protein, which translates to MTTSQSSPVQIDPHEPPLSAPLKLSFDYTRSVGPVLSQFFTALRERRIVGVRGSDGRVHVPPAEYDPVTYEGLTEIVPVASVGTVVSWTWQPEPLEGQPLDRPFAFALIKLDGADTPLLHVVDAGSPDAISTGARVSAHWVDEPVGAITDIAYFKLGEDPEPPAEPDDRDPVTVQVSPSNIEIQHSASRPETVYLKALQEGRLIGARTSKGPDGKPGPVYFPPKEADPATGLELDEFVELPDKGTVTTFAVINIPFAGQRIKPPYVAAYVLLDGADIPFLHLVTDIDASEVRMGMRVQAVWRPREEWGLGIDNISHFRPTGEPDADFETYKHHL; encoded by the coding sequence GTGACCACCAGCCAAAGCAGCCCGGTGCAGATCGATCCCCATGAGCCGCCGCTTTCCGCGCCGCTGAAGCTCTCATTCGACTACACCCGTTCAGTTGGACCAGTCCTGTCCCAGTTCTTCACCGCCCTGCGTGAGCGACGCATCGTCGGGGTGCGTGGCTCGGACGGGCGGGTGCACGTGCCACCCGCGGAGTACGACCCGGTCACCTACGAGGGATTGACCGAGATCGTACCGGTGGCCAGCGTCGGCACCGTGGTGTCGTGGACCTGGCAGCCGGAGCCGTTGGAGGGCCAGCCGCTGGACCGGCCGTTCGCGTTCGCGCTGATCAAGCTCGACGGCGCCGACACCCCGCTTCTGCATGTGGTCGACGCCGGCTCGCCGGACGCCATCAGCACCGGTGCCCGGGTCAGCGCGCACTGGGTCGACGAGCCCGTCGGCGCCATCACCGACATCGCCTACTTCAAGCTCGGCGAGGATCCCGAACCCCCTGCCGAGCCCGACGACCGCGACCCGGTCACCGTGCAGGTGTCGCCGTCGAACATCGAGATCCAGCACAGCGCCTCGCGCCCGGAGACCGTGTATCTGAAGGCGCTGCAGGAGGGCCGGCTGATCGGCGCCCGCACCAGCAAGGGCCCCGACGGCAAGCCCGGCCCGGTGTACTTCCCGCCGAAGGAGGCCGACCCGGCCACCGGCCTGGAACTCGACGAGTTCGTGGAGCTGCCGGACAAGGGCACGGTCACCACGTTCGCGGTGATCAACATCCCGTTCGCCGGCCAGCGCATCAAACCGCCGTACGTGGCGGCCTACGTGCTGCTCGACGGCGCCGACATCCCGTTCCTGCACCTGGTCACCGACATCGACGCGTCCGAGGTGCGGATGGGCATGCGGGTGCAGGCCGTGTGGCGCCCCCGTGAGGAGTGGGGCCTGGGCATCGACAACATCAGCCACTTCCGGCCGACGGGTGAGCCCGACGCCGACTTCGAGACCTACAAGCACCACCTGTAA
- a CDS encoding LLM class F420-dependent oxidoreductase, giving the protein MKLGLQLGYWGAQPPENHAELVAAAEEAGFDTVFTAEAWGSDAFTPLAWWGRETKRMRLGTSVVQLSARTPTACAMASLTLDHLSGGRHILGLGVSGPQVVEGWYGQRFPKPLARTREYINILRQVWAREAPVRSDGPHYPLPLTGEGTTGLGKSLKPITHPLRKDIPVMLGAEGPKNVALAAEICDGWLPIFYSPRIAGMYNEWLDEGFARPGARHTRETFEICATAQVVVTDDRPAMLELMKPHLALYIGGMGAEDTNFHADVYRRMGYSEVVDDITKLFRSGRKDEAAKAVPDELVDDSAIVGNLDYVREQIKAWEAAGVTMMVVGARSVEQIRDLAALV; this is encoded by the coding sequence ATGAAGCTCGGACTGCAGTTGGGTTACTGGGGCGCGCAGCCGCCGGAGAATCACGCCGAATTGGTCGCCGCCGCCGAGGAGGCAGGCTTCGACACGGTGTTCACCGCCGAGGCCTGGGGGTCGGACGCGTTCACCCCGCTGGCCTGGTGGGGGCGGGAAACCAAGCGGATGCGGCTGGGCACCTCGGTGGTGCAGCTGTCCGCCCGCACCCCGACCGCGTGCGCGATGGCGTCGCTGACGCTGGACCACCTGTCCGGTGGGCGGCACATCCTCGGGCTCGGCGTGTCCGGGCCGCAGGTCGTCGAGGGCTGGTACGGGCAGCGCTTCCCCAAGCCGCTGGCCCGCACCCGCGAGTACATCAACATCCTGCGGCAGGTGTGGGCCCGCGAGGCGCCGGTGCGCAGCGACGGCCCGCACTACCCGCTGCCGCTGACCGGTGAGGGCACCACCGGGCTGGGCAAGTCGCTCAAGCCGATCACCCACCCGCTGCGCAAGGACATCCCGGTGATGCTGGGTGCGGAGGGGCCGAAGAACGTCGCGCTGGCCGCCGAGATCTGCGACGGCTGGCTGCCGATCTTCTACTCACCGCGCATCGCGGGCATGTACAACGAGTGGCTCGACGAGGGCTTCGCGCGGCCGGGCGCCCGGCACACCCGTGAGACCTTCGAGATCTGCGCGACGGCGCAGGTGGTGGTCACCGACGACCGTCCCGCGATGCTAGAGCTGATGAAGCCGCACCTGGCGCTCTACATCGGCGGCATGGGCGCCGAGGACACCAACTTCCACGCCGACGTGTACCGCCGGATGGGGTACTCCGAGGTCGTCGACGACATCACCAAGCTGTTCCGCTCGGGCCGTAAGGACGAGGCCGCCAAGGCCGTGCCCGACGAGCTGGTCGACGACTCCGCGATCGTCGGCAACCTCGACTACGTGCGGGAACAGATCAAGGCGTGGGAGGCCGCCGGGGTGACCATGATGGTCGTCGGCGCCCGCTCGGTCGAGCAGATCCGCGACCTCGCCGCGCTCGTCTGA
- a CDS encoding acetoacetate decarboxylase family protein: MSQHTIAGTVLTMPVRVRTATQHTAMFAVDADAAQRMIDYSGLQVYRPVPGRAIVTLILTHFIDCDLGAYHEYSTVVSVNAPGGKNSPKSLQQTFVHHMFVDQTFTLEAGRKIWGFPKILADYNIREGKRFSFDASVDGQLVIGMEFAPGVKLPAAAAKPQQLSSYSYLDGVRRENRFEMLPTGMRVRPGGARVWLGDHPIAKELAALGLPKRALVSNSSENVDMTFGDGVEV; the protein is encoded by the coding sequence ATGAGCCAGCACACAATCGCGGGCACGGTGCTCACCATGCCGGTCCGGGTGCGCACCGCCACCCAGCACACAGCGATGTTCGCCGTCGACGCCGATGCGGCGCAGCGGATGATCGATTACAGCGGCCTGCAGGTGTACCGGCCGGTGCCGGGCCGCGCGATCGTGACGCTGATCCTCACGCACTTCATCGACTGCGACCTCGGCGCCTACCACGAGTACAGCACCGTCGTCAGCGTGAACGCCCCCGGCGGCAAGAACAGTCCGAAGTCGCTGCAGCAGACGTTCGTGCACCACATGTTCGTCGACCAGACCTTCACCCTGGAGGCCGGCCGCAAGATCTGGGGATTCCCGAAGATCCTGGCGGATTACAACATCCGCGAGGGCAAGCGGTTCAGCTTCGACGCCAGCGTCGACGGTCAGCTGGTGATCGGGATGGAGTTCGCCCCCGGCGTGAAGCTGCCCGCCGCGGCGGCCAAGCCCCAGCAGCTGTCGTCGTACTCGTACCTCGACGGGGTGCGGCGGGAGAACCGCTTCGAGATGCTGCCCACCGGCATGCGCGTGCGGCCGGGCGGTGCGCGGGTCTGGCTCGGCGATCACCCGATCGCGAAAGAACTTGCCGCACTTGGTTTACCGAAACGCGCACTGGTTTCGAATTCTTCTGAGAACGTGGACATGACGTTCGGCGACGGCGTGGAGGTGTGA
- a CDS encoding cytochrome P450: MTVSETKVAKPDVDLTDGAFYAGDSRSVYKWMRENEPVFRDRNGLAAAATHAAVIEAERKPELFSNAGGIRPDQPGVEMMIEMDDPQHLLRRKLVNSGFTRKRVRDLQPAIENLCDTLIDNVCERGECDFVWDIAAPLPMAVIGDMLGVRPEEREMFLKWSDDLVGFLSSTADPEKFQLTMDAFAAYSEYMTGMIAERKKQPTDDLVSVLVHAEVEGSKLEDHQIVTEVLLLLIGGDETTRHTLSGGTRQLLLHPDQHDRLKGDLSLLPNAIEEMLRWTSPVKNMARTLTADIDDFHGTALKEGEKIILLFESANFDEAVFDEPERFDITRYPNNHVAFGFGTHFCLGNQLARLELSVMQTKLLQRLPDLRLATDDELPLRPANFVSGLEKMPVKFTPTKKVLS, from the coding sequence ATGACGGTGTCCGAGACCAAGGTCGCGAAACCCGATGTGGACCTGACCGACGGCGCGTTCTACGCGGGCGACTCGCGGTCGGTCTACAAGTGGATGCGGGAGAACGAACCGGTCTTCCGTGACCGCAACGGACTGGCCGCCGCCGCCACGCACGCCGCGGTGATCGAGGCCGAACGCAAGCCGGAACTGTTCTCCAACGCCGGCGGCATCCGCCCGGACCAGCCCGGTGTGGAGATGATGATCGAGATGGACGACCCGCAGCATCTGTTGCGGCGCAAGCTCGTCAACTCCGGGTTCACCCGCAAGCGGGTGCGGGACCTGCAGCCCGCGATCGAGAACCTGTGCGACACGCTGATCGACAACGTGTGTGAGCGCGGCGAGTGCGACTTCGTCTGGGATATCGCCGCGCCGCTGCCGATGGCGGTCATCGGCGACATGCTCGGCGTGCGGCCCGAGGAACGCGAGATGTTCCTCAAGTGGTCCGACGACCTGGTGGGCTTCTTAAGCAGCACCGCGGACCCGGAGAAGTTCCAGCTGACGATGGACGCGTTCGCCGCCTACAGCGAGTACATGACCGGCATGATCGCCGAGCGCAAGAAGCAGCCGACCGACGACCTGGTCAGCGTGCTGGTGCACGCCGAGGTGGAGGGCAGCAAGCTCGAGGACCACCAGATCGTCACCGAGGTCCTGCTGCTGCTGATCGGCGGCGACGAGACCACCCGCCACACCCTGTCCGGCGGCACCCGCCAGCTGCTGCTGCACCCCGACCAGCACGACCGGCTCAAGGGCGATCTGTCGTTGCTGCCCAACGCGATCGAGGAGATGCTGCGCTGGACGTCGCCGGTGAAGAACATGGCGCGCACGCTGACCGCAGACATCGATGACTTCCACGGCACCGCACTCAAAGAGGGCGAGAAGATCATCCTGCTGTTCGAGTCGGCGAACTTCGACGAGGCGGTGTTCGACGAGCCCGAGCGGTTCGATATCACCCGGTATCCGAACAACCACGTCGCGTTCGGCTTCGGCACCCACTTCTGCCTGGGCAACCAGCTGGCGCGGCTGGAGCTGTCGGTGATGCAGACCAAGCTGTTGCAGCGGCTGCCGGATCTTCGGCTGGCCACCGACGATGAACTGCCTTTGCGCCCAGCCAATTTCGTATCCGGCCTGGAGAAGATGCCGGTGAAGTTCACCCCGACGAAGAAGGTGCTCAGCTAG
- a CDS encoding crotonase/enoyl-CoA hydratase family protein: MSEPEKGPDALVEQRGHTLIVTLNRPEARNALSTEMLSIMVEAWDRVDNDPEIRTAILTGAGGYFCSGMDLKAASQKPPGDSFKDGSYDPSKIPALLKGRRLKKPLIAAVEGPAIAGGTEILQATDIRIAGESAKFGISEAKWSLYPMGGSAVRLVRQIPYTIACDLLLTGRHITAAEALQYGLIGYVVPDGTALDKALEIAEVINNNGPLAVQAILKTIRETEGMHEEEAFGPDTRNGIPVFLSEDAKEGPRAFKEKRKPNFQMK; encoded by the coding sequence GTGAGCGAACCCGAAAAGGGCCCCGACGCCCTGGTTGAGCAGCGCGGACACACCCTGATCGTGACGCTGAATCGGCCCGAGGCGCGCAACGCGCTTTCCACCGAGATGCTCTCGATCATGGTCGAGGCGTGGGACCGGGTGGACAACGATCCCGAGATCCGGACAGCCATCCTGACCGGGGCGGGCGGCTACTTCTGCTCGGGCATGGACCTCAAGGCGGCCAGCCAGAAGCCGCCGGGCGACTCGTTCAAGGACGGCAGCTACGACCCGTCGAAGATCCCGGCGCTGCTCAAGGGCCGCCGGCTGAAGAAGCCGCTGATCGCGGCCGTGGAGGGTCCGGCGATCGCGGGCGGCACCGAGATCCTGCAGGCCACCGACATCCGCATCGCGGGTGAGAGCGCCAAGTTCGGCATCTCGGAGGCCAAGTGGAGCCTGTACCCGATGGGCGGCTCGGCGGTGCGCCTGGTCCGCCAGATCCCCTACACGATCGCGTGTGACCTGCTGCTGACCGGCCGGCACATCACCGCCGCCGAGGCGCTGCAGTACGGCCTGATCGGCTATGTGGTGCCCGACGGCACCGCGCTGGACAAGGCGCTGGAGATCGCCGAGGTCATCAACAACAACGGCCCGCTGGCGGTGCAGGCGATCCTGAAGACCATCCGCGAGACCGAGGGCATGCATGAGGAGGAGGCCTTCGGCCCCGACACCCGCAACGGCATCCCGGTGTTCCTGTCCGAGGACGCCAAGGAGGGCCCGCGGGCGTTCAAGGAGAAGCGCAAGCCCAACTTCCAGATGAAGTAG
- a CDS encoding acyl-CoA synthetase: MALNIADLAEHTIDAVPDRVALICGDDQLTYAQLEDKANRLAHYLIAQGVKKDDKVGLYCRNRTEIVIAMLAVVKAGAIAVNVNFRYVESELKYLFENSDMVALVHERQYSDRVANVLPETPLLKTILVVEDGSDADFQRYGGVEFYAALEQPSGERDFGPRSADDIYLLYTGGTTGFPKGVMWRHEDIYRVLFGGIDFATGEYVKDEYDHARQAVEKTPMVRYPIPPMIHGATQSATWQAIINGDTVVLAPEFEPDEVWATCEKHKVNLLFFTGDAMARPLLDALTAPGANYELSNLFLLASTAALFSPTLKDQLLELLPNRIITDSIGSSETGFGGTSVVAKGQTHTGGPRVTIDKNVVVLDENGDEVKPGSGVRGMIAKRGHIPLGYYKDEKKTAETFKTINGVRYAIPGDWATVEADGTVTMLGRGSQSINSGGEKIYPEEVEGALKGHPDVFDALVVGVPDERFGQLVAAVVHRRPGTNPTLADLDAFVRQEIAGYKVPRKIWWVDGIQRTPAGKPDYRWAKEVTESRDADAVHANVAGAKA; this comes from the coding sequence GTGGCCCTGAACATCGCTGATCTTGCCGAGCACACCATCGACGCTGTGCCAGACCGCGTCGCCCTGATCTGTGGGGACGACCAGCTGACCTATGCCCAGTTAGAGGACAAGGCCAACCGGCTGGCCCACTACCTCATCGCCCAAGGCGTCAAGAAGGACGACAAGGTCGGCCTCTACTGCCGCAACCGCACCGAGATCGTCATCGCGATGCTGGCCGTCGTGAAGGCCGGGGCGATCGCCGTCAACGTCAACTTCCGCTACGTCGAGAGCGAGCTGAAGTACCTCTTCGAGAACTCCGACATGGTCGCGCTGGTGCACGAGCGTCAGTACAGCGACCGGGTCGCCAACGTGCTGCCCGAGACGCCGCTGCTGAAGACCATCCTGGTGGTCGAGGACGGCAGCGACGCCGACTTCCAGCGCTACGGCGGCGTGGAGTTCTACGCCGCGCTCGAACAGCCCTCCGGCGAACGCGATTTCGGGCCGCGCAGCGCTGACGACATCTACCTGCTCTACACCGGCGGCACCACCGGCTTCCCCAAGGGCGTGATGTGGCGCCACGAGGACATCTACCGGGTCCTGTTCGGCGGCATCGACTTCGCCACCGGTGAGTACGTCAAGGACGAGTACGACCACGCCCGCCAGGCCGTGGAGAAGACGCCGATGGTGCGCTACCCGATCCCGCCGATGATCCACGGCGCCACCCAGTCGGCGACCTGGCAGGCGATCATCAACGGCGACACCGTCGTGCTGGCACCGGAGTTCGAACCCGACGAGGTGTGGGCCACCTGTGAGAAGCACAAGGTGAACCTGCTGTTCTTCACCGGCGATGCGATGGCCCGCCCGCTGCTGGACGCGCTCACCGCCCCCGGCGCCAACTACGAGCTGTCGAACCTGTTCCTGCTGGCCAGCACCGCCGCGCTGTTCTCGCCGACGCTGAAGGACCAGCTGCTGGAACTGCTGCCCAACCGCATCATCACCGACTCGATCGGCTCCTCGGAGACCGGTTTCGGCGGCACCAGCGTCGTCGCCAAGGGCCAGACCCACACCGGCGGCCCGCGCGTCACCATCGACAAGAACGTCGTGGTGCTCGACGAGAACGGTGACGAGGTCAAGCCCGGCTCGGGTGTGCGCGGCATGATCGCCAAGCGTGGCCACATCCCGCTGGGCTACTACAAGGACGAGAAGAAGACCGCCGAGACGTTCAAGACCATCAACGGCGTGCGGTACGCCATCCCGGGTGACTGGGCCACCGTCGAGGCCGACGGCACCGTGACGATGCTCGGCCGCGGTTCGCAGTCGATCAACTCCGGCGGCGAGAAGATCTACCCCGAAGAGGTCGAGGGTGCGCTCAAGGGCCACCCGGACGTGTTCGACGCGCTGGTGGTCGGTGTGCCCGACGAGCGTTTCGGCCAGTTGGTCGCCGCCGTCGTGCACCGCCGCCCCGGCACCAACCCCACCCTGGCCGACCTGGACGCGTTCGTGCGCCAGGAGATCGCCGGATACAAGGTGCCGCGCAAGATCTGGTGGGTCGACGGCATCCAGCGCACCCCGGCGGGTAAGCCGGATTACCGGTGGGCCAAGGAGGTCACCGAGTCGCGTGACGCCGACGCGGTGCACGCCAACGTCGCGGGAGCGAAGGCCTGA